A single window of Castor canadensis chromosome 3, mCasCan1.hap1v2, whole genome shotgun sequence DNA harbors:
- the LOC109681056 gene encoding olfactory receptor 4L1-like: MDHKNGSVVTEFILVGFSGGWELQIFFFVIFFLIYSATVVGNILVIFTVTFSSILHSPMYFLLGNLSFLDMCLSSATTPKIIIDLLTEHKTISIWGCMAQMFFMHFFGGAEMTLLIVMAFDRYVAICKPLHYKTIMNHRLLNRFVILSWIIGFIHTISQMVLTVNLPFFGHNIIDNIFCDLPLVIRLACVETSLELFVVADSGLLSFVCFIFLIASYTFILVTVHQRSPARLSKALSTLSAHIIVVTLFFGPCIFIYAWPFSSFASNKTLAVFYTVITPLLNPIIYTLRNQKMQEAMRKLHFQHFSSTQNF, from the coding sequence ATGGATCATAAAAATGGATCTGTTGTGACTGAATTCATTTTAGTAGGATTTTCTGGAGGATGGGAGcttcaaattttcttctttgtgatatttttcttGATCTACAGTGCTACTGTGGTGGGAAACATTCTTGTTATATTTACAGTGACATTTAGTTCCATTCTTCATTCTCCCATGTACTTCCTTCTTGGAAACCTCTCCTTTTTGGACATGTGTCTCTCCAGTGCCACAACACCCAAGATAATCATAGACTTGCTTACTGAACACAAGACCATTTCCATATGGGGCTGCATGGCACAGATGTTCTTTATGCACTTTTTTGGGGGTGCTGAGATGACTCTTTTGATAGTCATGGCCTTTGACAGGTATGTGGCCATTTGTAAACCACTGCACTACAAGACAATCATGAACCACAGGTTGTTGAATAGGTTTGTGATACTCTCATGGATAATTGGCTTCATACACACCATCAGCCAGATGGTATTAACAGTGAACTTGCCTTTCTTTGGCCACAATATCATAGACAATATATTTTGTGACCTTCCCCTGGTGATCAGACTTGCTTGTGTTGAAACAAGTCTGGAATTATTTGTCGTTGCTGATAGTGGGCTGCTTTCTTTTGTCTGTTTCATCTTCTTGATTGCCTCCTACACTTTCATCCTGGTCACTGTACACCAAAGATCACCTGCAAGGCTCTCCAAGGCCCTGTCCACATTATCTGCCCACATCATTGTTGTCACTTTGTTTTTTGGACCCTGTATATTTATCTATGCTTGGCCATTCAGTAGTTTTGCAAGCAATAAAACCCTTGCTGTATTTTACACTGTTATCACACCTTTACTGAATCCCATTATTTACACTTtgagaaatcagaaaatgcaAGAGGCCAtgagaaaattacattttcagcATTTTAGCTCCACACAGAACTTCTAG